From Gimesia panareensis, the proteins below share one genomic window:
- a CDS encoding acyl-[ACP]--phospholipid O-acyltransferase, producing MNSTVTADNSAQAHGGRKGTLNSPSFLALLATQFLGAMNDNMFRWFIIPIGKPVIGDAEALSLGLACFTLPYLLLASVAGYLADRFSKRTVIIACKVAEILIMVLGIWAIQIGNIYLLFSIVALMGCQSALFGPAKFGSIPEMLRDNRLSRGNGLMGLITVISSALGFIAGNYLFHITQPSLSNPGTFSDLKIAAFALVGVAVLGTLVSLKIRKLPVAAPDREFPFNPAKETWHQMQLLRSSTPLLRTALGVAFFWMLASLAQMNVDTYGINELQLSQKDIGPLLGILVFGVALGSILAGVWSSGRIELGIVPLGAAGIVFTSMMLFLTGNSVGPGAENATNLHYSLSLFWLFLLGVSSGLFDIPLETFLQHRSDVETRGSILAAANFLAFAFILVASFAFWVMQKHLELSASQIFMVLGLLTVPVGIYIFKLLPNATIRFMVWLVSCTIYKLRVKGLKNLPKKGGALLVANHVSWLDGIFLILTSTRPVRMIAYSTYVEAPWVAWLSRLYNTIPINVEDGPKALMKSIKTARTAIENGELVCIFAEGKLTRSGYLQPFQSGLMKIIKGTGAPVIPVYIDELWGSIFSFHGGKFFWKKPRRWPYPVSIRFGKPIPHPENEKHVQRVVQNLGVDAANFRKTYQMIPPRLFLRKCKSQRFQLKVADSMGDERSGGMLLTGALVLRRLLNKFVLKPDEKMVGVLLPPSVGGCAVNASLAISGRVPINLNYTLSDSDINYCIQEAGIKTVLTSQKFLEKRPIEMDANVLLLDDLKSKVTLWDKLFCMFQAFLVPAWIIERSIGLHRVKSDELSTVIFTSGSTGRPKGVMLSHHNIISNINSADDLLQLSPKDCILGILPFFHSFGYTISLWMPFVRKMRSCYHFNPTDARTVGKLIEKYQVTLFATTPTFLRHYLKRCTKEQFASMDVVITGAEKLPQSLAREFEEKFGIFPTEGYGTTELSPVAAVNVPPSRQLDPDEISAKPGTVGRPVPCVMAKTVDPETMQDLPEGEEGLLFIKGPNVMKGYLNNPEKTAEVIIDGWYNTGDFARIDEDGFITITGRQTRFSKIGGEMVPHLRIEEIITGIVSDPEADESEVEVAVTAVPDPRKGERLIVLHKPLHKSVDEILKELSQEDLPNLWLPSSDSFLEVDSIPLLGTGKLDLAKIKQIASEAFPVEVTS from the coding sequence ATGAATTCAACTGTCACCGCAGATAACAGTGCTCAAGCTCACGGTGGACGCAAAGGAACACTCAACTCGCCTTCCTTCCTGGCGTTACTGGCAACCCAGTTTCTGGGTGCCATGAACGACAACATGTTCCGCTGGTTCATCATCCCGATCGGAAAACCCGTCATCGGGGACGCAGAAGCGCTCTCCCTTGGGCTTGCCTGCTTTACACTTCCTTACCTGCTCCTGGCCAGTGTCGCCGGTTACCTTGCCGACCGCTTCAGTAAACGGACCGTGATCATCGCCTGTAAAGTGGCAGAGATTCTGATCATGGTGCTTGGCATCTGGGCGATTCAGATCGGCAATATCTATCTGCTCTTTTCAATTGTGGCCCTTATGGGCTGTCAGAGCGCACTGTTTGGTCCGGCCAAGTTCGGCAGCATTCCCGAAATGCTCCGCGACAACCGCCTCTCACGCGGCAACGGACTGATGGGGCTGATCACTGTCATCTCCTCAGCCCTGGGTTTTATTGCCGGCAATTATCTGTTCCACATTACGCAGCCCAGCTTGAGTAACCCGGGGACGTTCTCCGATCTCAAGATCGCTGCCTTCGCCCTGGTTGGCGTCGCAGTACTGGGGACCCTCGTCAGTCTGAAAATACGTAAACTGCCCGTGGCAGCCCCCGATCGGGAGTTCCCCTTCAACCCCGCCAAAGAAACCTGGCACCAGATGCAGTTGCTCCGCAGCAGCACGCCTCTACTCCGTACCGCCTTGGGTGTTGCGTTCTTCTGGATGCTCGCCTCGCTGGCACAGATGAATGTCGATACCTACGGAATCAACGAACTCCAGCTCTCGCAGAAAGACATCGGGCCCCTGCTGGGAATCCTCGTATTCGGTGTCGCCCTGGGGAGCATCCTCGCCGGGGTCTGGTCATCGGGCCGCATCGAACTGGGCATCGTTCCCCTGGGAGCGGCCGGCATCGTTTTCACATCAATGATGTTGTTCCTGACAGGCAACAGCGTCGGACCGGGAGCCGAAAACGCCACTAACCTGCATTATTCACTCTCGCTGTTCTGGCTGTTCCTGCTCGGCGTCAGTTCGGGACTGTTTGATATTCCTCTGGAAACGTTCCTTCAGCATCGCAGTGATGTGGAAACCCGGGGAAGCATCCTCGCCGCCGCCAACTTCCTCGCTTTTGCCTTCATCCTGGTTGCTTCGTTCGCCTTCTGGGTCATGCAGAAACATCTGGAACTCTCCGCGAGCCAGATATTCATGGTCCTCGGCCTGCTCACAGTGCCGGTCGGCATTTACATCTTCAAGCTGCTTCCCAACGCCACGATTCGCTTCATGGTCTGGCTGGTCAGCTGCACGATTTACAAACTGCGGGTCAAGGGACTCAAGAATCTTCCGAAAAAAGGTGGCGCCCTGCTGGTTGCCAACCATGTCTCCTGGCTGGATGGTATCTTCCTGATCCTGACCTCCACCCGCCCTGTCAGAATGATCGCCTACTCGACCTATGTCGAAGCCCCCTGGGTGGCCTGGCTTTCACGACTCTATAACACCATCCCCATCAATGTGGAGGATGGCCCCAAAGCACTGATGAAATCAATCAAAACCGCGAGAACTGCCATTGAAAATGGCGAATTAGTCTGTATCTTCGCGGAAGGAAAGTTAACCCGTTCGGGATATCTGCAACCGTTTCAGTCCGGCCTGATGAAAATCATTAAAGGCACTGGTGCTCCCGTCATCCCCGTCTATATCGATGAATTGTGGGGAAGCATCTTCAGTTTTCATGGCGGAAAGTTTTTCTGGAAAAAACCCAGGCGGTGGCCCTATCCTGTTTCCATTCGATTCGGAAAGCCCATTCCTCACCCTGAGAATGAAAAGCACGTCCAGCGAGTGGTACAGAACCTGGGAGTCGACGCTGCCAATTTTCGAAAGACGTACCAAATGATTCCACCACGACTGTTTTTGAGAAAATGCAAAAGCCAGCGTTTCCAGCTCAAAGTCGCAGACTCCATGGGCGATGAACGCAGCGGGGGCATGCTGCTCACCGGCGCACTCGTGCTCAGGCGACTGCTCAACAAATTTGTCCTCAAGCCAGATGAAAAAATGGTGGGCGTCCTGCTGCCTCCCTCCGTCGGCGGCTGTGCAGTCAACGCCAGTCTCGCCATTTCGGGACGGGTCCCCATCAACCTCAACTACACGCTCTCCGACAGTGATATCAATTACTGTATTCAGGAAGCAGGTATCAAAACCGTTCTGACCAGCCAGAAGTTTCTGGAAAAACGGCCCATCGAAATGGACGCTAACGTACTCCTGCTGGATGACCTCAAATCCAAAGTCACACTCTGGGATAAACTCTTCTGCATGTTCCAGGCATTCCTCGTTCCCGCCTGGATCATCGAACGCAGCATCGGCCTGCATCGTGTCAAATCAGATGAGTTGAGTACGGTGATCTTCACCTCCGGCTCCACCGGACGCCCCAAAGGGGTCATGCTCAGCCACCACAATATTATCTCAAATATCAATTCAGCCGACGATTTACTCCAGCTCTCACCGAAAGATTGCATCCTGGGGATCCTCCCCTTCTTCCATTCATTCGGTTATACGATTTCGCTCTGGATGCCGTTCGTCAGAAAGATGCGCTCCTGTTACCACTTCAATCCGACCGATGCCCGCACCGTCGGCAAGCTGATCGAGAAATATCAGGTCACGCTGTTCGCCACCACACCCACCTTCCTGAGACACTACCTCAAACGCTGCACGAAAGAGCAATTCGCATCAATGGATGTGGTCATCACCGGGGCCGAGAAACTGCCGCAAAGCCTCGCCCGCGAATTCGAAGAAAAGTTCGGCATCTTCCCCACCGAAGGCTACGGGACGACCGAGCTCTCCCCTGTCGCAGCGGTCAATGTCCCTCCCAGCCGGCAACTGGACCCGGACGAAATCTCAGCCAAGCCCGGTACCGTTGGTCGTCCTGTTCCCTGTGTCATGGCCAAAACGGTCGATCCGGAAACCATGCAGGATCTGCCGGAAGGAGAGGAAGGGCTCCTGTTCATCAAAGGCCCTAACGTCATGAAAGGCTATCTCAACAACCCTGAGAAAACCGCCGAAGTCATTATCGACGGCTGGTACAACACCGGGGACTTCGCCAGAATTGATGAGGATGGCTTCATTACCATCACCGGTCGGCAGACCCGCTTCTCCAAGATCGGCGGTGAAATGGTTCCGCATCTCAGAATTGAAGAAATCATCACGGGCATCGTCAGCGATCCCGAAGCAGACGAATCGGAAGTCGAGGTCGCAGTCACCGCTGTTCCCGATCCCCGCAAGGGAGAACGGCTCATCGTCCTGCATAAACCCTTGCACAAATCTGTGGATGAAATCCTCAAAGAGCTCTCACAGGAAGACCTCCCCAATCTCTGGCTGCCCTCCAGCGACAGTTTCCTCGAAGTCGATTCGATTCCTCTGCTGGGGACCGGGAAGCTTGATCTGGCGAAAATCAAACAGATCGCCAGCGAAGCCTTTCCCGTCGAAGTGACCAGTTAA
- a CDS encoding sulfatase family protein, which yields MLLVVLFVMGTVAVELRAESPAAGKPNFIVFIADDMAWDDCGTYGHPKIQTPNLDQLAADGMKFTEAFLTCSSCSPSRSSIITGRYPHSTGAHQLHLPLPASQVTFVEKLKEAGYYTASAGKWHLGTPTESKFDHVTTKLNQWVNTLKQRPMDKPFCMWFATTDPHRPYERNIIARPHTNADVIVPPYLPDTPEVRSDLALYYDEITRLDGVMGRVRQELKTQGVADNTMIVFLSDNGRPFPRCKTTVYDSGVKTPWIVTWPARVKAGAVCDSLISSIDLAPTILELAGLPVGETFQGKSFKPLLENPNATIRTHVFAEHNWHDFEDFGRAVRSRRYQYIRNFYPDIPGTPPADAVRSPTYIAMRELRDQNKLTEDQRGCFVVPRPEEELYDLQNDPHELHNLAGKKEYEQVQKELRAVLDQWQEETHDRLPRTRRPDEFHRETGERLPAFRKK from the coding sequence ATGCTATTGGTCGTTCTGTTTGTGATGGGGACAGTTGCTGTTGAATTACGGGCAGAGTCTCCGGCTGCCGGGAAACCTAACTTTATTGTCTTCATCGCCGACGATATGGCGTGGGATGATTGCGGCACCTATGGCCACCCCAAGATCCAGACACCGAATCTGGATCAGCTGGCAGCAGACGGCATGAAATTCACCGAAGCATTTCTGACCTGCAGTTCCTGCAGCCCGAGTCGTTCGAGTATCATTACTGGACGTTATCCGCACAGCACAGGCGCGCATCAGCTGCATCTGCCTTTGCCGGCCAGCCAGGTGACATTTGTGGAAAAATTAAAAGAGGCCGGCTATTACACGGCGTCCGCGGGGAAATGGCATCTGGGGACGCCGACCGAAAGCAAGTTTGATCATGTGACGACGAAACTGAATCAATGGGTCAATACGCTGAAGCAGCGTCCGATGGATAAGCCGTTCTGCATGTGGTTTGCGACCACCGATCCGCATCGACCTTATGAGCGAAACATTATTGCCCGTCCCCATACGAATGCAGACGTGATCGTCCCTCCTTATCTGCCTGACACGCCCGAAGTCCGCAGCGATCTGGCGCTGTACTACGATGAGATCACGCGTCTGGATGGCGTGATGGGACGGGTCCGCCAGGAACTGAAGACGCAGGGCGTCGCTGACAATACGATGATCGTCTTTCTGAGCGATAACGGACGCCCGTTCCCGCGCTGCAAGACGACCGTCTACGACAGCGGCGTGAAAACTCCCTGGATTGTGACCTGGCCAGCCAGGGTCAAAGCGGGGGCGGTGTGTGATTCACTGATCAGCTCAATCGATCTGGCTCCTACGATTCTGGAACTGGCGGGACTTCCCGTCGGGGAGACATTTCAGGGGAAGAGTTTCAAGCCGCTGCTGGAGAATCCAAATGCGACGATCCGGACCCATGTGTTTGCCGAACATAACTGGCACGACTTTGAAGATTTCGGTCGGGCGGTTCGCTCGCGCCGCTATCAGTACATTCGGAACTTCTATCCCGACATTCCCGGCACCCCGCCGGCGGATGCCGTGCGGAGCCCCACTTATATCGCGATGCGTGAGCTGCGCGATCAGAACAAGCTGACGGAAGATCAGCGAGGGTGTTTTGTCGTACCTCGTCCGGAAGAAGAACTGTATGACCTGCAGAACGATCCGCATGAGCTGCATAATCTGGCGGGTAAGAAAGAGTACGAGCAGGTACAGAAAGAACTACGGGCGGTATTGGATCAATGGCAGGAGGAGACACACGATCGCCTGCCCCGAACCCGTCGCCCCGACGAATTTCATCGGGAAACCGGCGAGCGACTGCCGGCGTTTCGAAAAAAATAA
- a CDS encoding thiol-disulfide oxidoreductase DCC family protein, whose amino-acid sequence MQNQGQNPKLALRDIEEEPVSRPGQEVQKPVLFFDGVCGLCNRSVDFAMTRDPEGRLLYSPLQGETAQGLLSEQDRENVDTVIFLPADRSRVYRRSAAAVRVLWLLGFPWNVCGWLLWLVPLPLRNVGYRLVAKTRYRFFGKHETCRMPTPEERSRFLP is encoded by the coding sequence ATGCAGAACCAGGGGCAAAATCCGAAGCTCGCGTTGCGGGATATAGAGGAAGAACCTGTATCACGGCCCGGGCAAGAGGTGCAGAAGCCCGTCCTGTTTTTTGATGGTGTGTGTGGTTTGTGCAACCGGAGTGTGGATTTCGCGATGACCCGCGATCCCGAAGGGCGGCTGCTTTACTCTCCACTGCAGGGGGAAACGGCACAGGGACTTTTGAGTGAGCAGGACCGGGAGAACGTGGATACGGTGATTTTTCTCCCTGCCGATCGGAGTCGGGTCTATCGCCGTTCCGCTGCCGCGGTACGTGTGTTGTGGCTGCTGGGATTTCCGTGGAATGTCTGTGGCTGGTTATTGTGGCTGGTCCCTTTACCACTGAGAAACGTGGGATATCGGCTGGTGGCAAAAACGAGATACCGTTTTTTTGGCAAACATGAAACCTGCCGGATGCCCACGCCGGAAGAACGAAGCCGGTTTTTACCTTGA
- the lexA gene encoding transcriptional repressor LexA: protein MIDQKVKLTERQQAIYQFLKDKIINRGYGPTVREIGDAFDIRSPNGVMGHLKALERKGLIKRKSHISRSIQLCDNAQKPANINLAGYLQGGAPIASPPPGESQIDFSSLFDSGDNFCLKVKGTSMIEAQIQEGDYVVVKKQDTCQQGDIVVALVDQQEATLKRFYQEADRVRLEPANSSMSPIYSSNVQILGVVKGVIRKFV, encoded by the coding sequence ATGATAGACCAGAAAGTCAAACTGACAGAACGCCAACAGGCAATTTACCAGTTTCTGAAAGATAAAATTATCAACCGGGGTTATGGCCCGACTGTCCGTGAGATCGGTGACGCATTTGATATCCGCTCACCCAACGGCGTCATGGGACATCTCAAGGCACTCGAACGCAAAGGACTGATTAAACGCAAATCGCATATCTCGCGTTCAATTCAGCTTTGTGACAACGCTCAGAAACCAGCTAATATCAACCTGGCCGGTTATCTGCAGGGGGGTGCTCCCATCGCTTCTCCCCCGCCGGGAGAATCACAGATCGATTTCAGCTCTCTGTTTGATTCAGGCGATAATTTCTGCCTGAAAGTCAAAGGGACCTCCATGATCGAGGCCCAGATTCAGGAGGGCGATTACGTCGTTGTCAAAAAGCAGGATACCTGCCAGCAGGGCGATATTGTGGTGGCCCTGGTTGACCAGCAGGAAGCGACTCTCAAACGCTTCTACCAGGAAGCAGATCGCGTGCGGCTCGAACCAGCAAACTCGAGCATGTCACCCATCTATTCCAGCAATGTCCAGATCCTGGGCGTGGTAAAAGGCGTTATCCGCAAGTTCGTCTAA
- a CDS encoding vWA domain-containing protein translates to MHQHHSHSGIHSRWNQGLGVSTLVHLVIIGGLSLLVARETESLSSSPGNAIQTRWSPTREEIDPTIIDLTPISHQQEEASSAAVTSPLPPIAERSSAPDTQSLASSLNGPLPQDPQLEESLTTKHAADIVGALLTSDAIGGATSGSGNGFGNGKFFGINPQSKKVVYVVDSSKSMNFPHESVGKTRLGRVKIELARSILSMDEEQEFFVIFFSDVAIPMPATQLQPATQQTKSRYLNWVARVPGMGRTEPLEALLLAVKLQPDTIYFLTDGQFNISVVKTFNNVVHKAHLNKKVTVNGICFGNRDGEKLLRELAENNSGTYTFIP, encoded by the coding sequence ATGCACCAGCACCACTCACATTCTGGCATTCACTCGCGCTGGAATCAGGGGCTCGGCGTCTCGACACTGGTTCATCTGGTCATCATCGGAGGATTATCCCTGCTGGTGGCCCGGGAAACAGAATCGCTGAGTTCTTCCCCAGGCAACGCCATCCAGACACGCTGGTCTCCCACCCGCGAGGAAATCGACCCCACGATCATTGATCTCACACCAATCTCACACCAGCAGGAAGAAGCTTCCAGCGCTGCAGTGACCTCGCCACTCCCCCCGATCGCGGAGCGAAGTTCTGCCCCTGATACGCAGTCTCTCGCTTCCTCATTGAACGGCCCCCTGCCTCAAGACCCACAGTTAGAAGAGTCTCTAACGACGAAACATGCTGCCGATATTGTCGGGGCTTTATTAACTTCAGACGCCATTGGCGGTGCCACTTCCGGTTCGGGAAATGGATTTGGAAATGGTAAATTCTTCGGCATCAATCCCCAGAGCAAAAAGGTCGTCTATGTCGTCGACTCGTCCAAAAGTATGAACTTTCCGCATGAAAGTGTAGGTAAAACCCGCCTGGGACGTGTGAAAATCGAACTCGCCCGCTCCATCCTCTCCATGGATGAAGAGCAGGAGTTCTTTGTCATCTTCTTCAGTGATGTGGCCATCCCCATGCCTGCCACACAACTCCAGCCTGCCACGCAACAGACCAAGTCCCGCTACCTCAACTGGGTCGCCCGCGTCCCCGGGATGGGCAGAACCGAACCACTCGAAGCACTCCTGCTCGCAGTGAAACTCCAACCTGATACCATTTATTTTCTCACTGACGGACAATTCAACATTTCCGTCGTCAAGACTTTCAATAATGTCGTGCACAAAGCGCATTTGAACAAGAAAGTGACCGTCAACGGCATCTGCTTCGGAAACCGTGACGGTGAGAAACTCCTGCGGGAACTGGCTGAAAACAATTCCGGGACTTATACCTTTATCCCCTGA
- a CDS encoding Flp family type IVb pilin: MSHFVNQFWKDEHGFVISAELVIILTVGVLAMIVGLTYVQSAVITEFNDIGNALSSLNQTYAYSGFQSWSYFGKYKAFYAGSAYGTYPRGSAVLGYNSSACNYPNQTYGGSYSQEIPLQPQAVEQPCEVCRPGEVIEEPAVDCPTCQPGKPMIAPEPEPRSAGPQKN, from the coding sequence ATGAGTCATTTCGTCAATCAGTTCTGGAAGGATGAGCACGGCTTTGTGATTTCAGCCGAACTGGTCATCATTCTGACCGTCGGGGTACTGGCAATGATTGTCGGTTTAACTTATGTGCAGTCAGCCGTCATCACGGAGTTCAACGATATTGGAAATGCGCTGTCTTCGCTGAATCAGACTTATGCTTACTCTGGTTTTCAATCCTGGAGCTACTTCGGCAAGTACAAAGCTTTCTATGCCGGGTCTGCTTATGGAACCTATCCTCGCGGTTCCGCGGTGCTGGGGTATAACAGTTCTGCCTGTAACTATCCCAACCAGACTTATGGCGGCAGTTATTCTCAGGAAATTCCGCTGCAGCCTCAAGCAGTCGAACAGCCTTGTGAAGTCTGTAGACCAGGCGAAGTGATCGAGGAGCCTGCCGTGGATTGTCCGACGTGTCAGCCCGGGAAACCGATGATTGCTCCTGAACCTGAACCCAGGTCGGCAGGACCGCAGAAGAACTAG
- a CDS encoding DinB family protein, protein MTVSFITRLHEHRRWVNQGLLESVQMLSEAQRRREFPIGQGSIWKSLLHLYAAEYVWLEALLGNTAPVLPGDLPGELPGNQRGEGGVGSLEELSEKWSHLEQRWIDYLEGLTESDLVEIVSKQSTSSGKGRVHRTRRSDVLMHVCLHAQYTTAQLINMLRQAGVQNLPDSMLITLARQETAREAEFQPDES, encoded by the coding sequence ATGACGGTCAGTTTCATTACTCGTTTGCATGAGCATCGCCGCTGGGTCAATCAGGGGCTGCTGGAGTCTGTTCAAATGCTTTCTGAAGCCCAGAGACGGCGGGAATTTCCGATCGGCCAGGGCTCGATCTGGAAATCGTTGCTGCACCTGTATGCTGCTGAGTATGTCTGGCTGGAAGCGCTGCTGGGGAATACTGCGCCTGTACTACCGGGGGATTTGCCGGGAGAACTACCCGGGAACCAGCGTGGGGAAGGGGGCGTCGGATCTTTGGAGGAGCTCAGCGAAAAGTGGTCGCACCTGGAGCAGAGGTGGATAGATTACCTGGAAGGGTTAACCGAATCCGACCTGGTTGAAATAGTAAGTAAACAGAGTACCAGTTCGGGTAAGGGGCGGGTTCATCGTACCCGGCGATCTGATGTGCTGATGCATGTCTGTCTGCATGCACAATACACGACGGCGCAGCTGATTAACATGCTGCGCCAGGCAGGTGTGCAAAACCTGCCCGACAGCATGCTGATTACATTGGCGCGTCAGGAAACGGCACGGGAAGCAGAGTTCCAGCCAGACGAGTCTTAG
- a CDS encoding DUF4838 domain-containing protein, with product MRRFLIMLTGILLLAPLAQVLANDFLVVAPDVSPAPIVVYPGAPPRTRDAAVTLAEYIEKISGQKPEVIDGEPKPIPERAIWVGVQPVVKSLFLQTNVKFSYPEETLIAANGKHLLIAGRDRWDPKHMEAKGRLSMKTGMQLEYGTANAVYTFLQDELDIRWLWPGEEDIMPKTRIAIAEGEKRYHPQVRARSGMFTKLSLGDNKEGPDELWARFQRVQLDSLELDGGHGFGHWWDKYGKTHPEYFAVAPDGSRRPNAFNPRNTKLCASNPAVWQQWLVEVEQQIREEPTRTLFNVSPNDGYTSGHCVCPNCLAWDHPDGEKVKWGFGSGIWYEGVAQTDRDVRFANTLARMLKKQYPERDLFVQLNAYGLARNAPIGIVPDDNIIISSVANFHMRSPEARAEAMQQHADWAKKARHLMWRPNLGSQAGLSWGMPDVAMTQAGEDFRFVADHHCVGLYFDLFWFHWATQGPHYYVLAHLAWNPYTDVSVLMNDYYQRGFGPAAADVRAYWELLERTRMEFVAEEPSRQRAFDIPKKYTPELLAEAQSYLDAAEKHLVGADAKYRRRLDFVRSGLDYTKLVVDTRTWMQKLEASKGQDAEARSHVLANWERAAVMKREYPPFAINWQAVFRVPASDGKTKLPYSKTKRVMGLHPDTPLAGRVLRELREAGLE from the coding sequence ATGAGACGATTCCTCATCATGCTTACCGGCATCCTGTTACTTGCGCCTTTGGCTCAGGTGCTTGCCAATGACTTTCTGGTTGTCGCGCCAGATGTATCGCCTGCCCCGATCGTTGTTTATCCGGGGGCGCCGCCTCGAACCCGTGACGCTGCAGTGACACTGGCGGAGTACATTGAAAAAATCAGCGGCCAGAAGCCTGAGGTCATTGATGGCGAACCGAAGCCGATACCGGAGCGCGCCATCTGGGTGGGCGTGCAGCCTGTCGTGAAGTCGCTGTTTCTACAGACGAACGTCAAGTTTTCCTATCCGGAAGAAACGTTGATTGCAGCTAATGGCAAGCACCTCCTCATTGCTGGTCGCGACCGCTGGGACCCGAAGCATATGGAAGCGAAGGGGCGGTTGTCCATGAAGACCGGCATGCAACTGGAGTATGGAACGGCGAACGCCGTTTATACATTCCTGCAAGACGAACTTGACATTCGGTGGCTCTGGCCGGGTGAGGAAGACATCATGCCGAAAACACGGATTGCCATCGCTGAGGGGGAGAAGCGATATCATCCGCAGGTTCGGGCACGGAGCGGAATGTTCACGAAGTTATCGTTGGGCGACAATAAGGAAGGACCCGATGAATTGTGGGCACGCTTTCAGCGCGTGCAACTCGACTCGCTGGAGTTAGATGGCGGACACGGTTTCGGTCACTGGTGGGACAAATACGGAAAGACTCATCCGGAATACTTCGCCGTTGCTCCGGACGGCAGCCGGCGGCCCAATGCCTTCAATCCGCGCAATACCAAGTTATGCGCATCAAATCCTGCTGTCTGGCAACAGTGGCTGGTGGAAGTCGAGCAGCAAATACGTGAAGAGCCGACAAGAACACTCTTCAATGTCTCTCCAAACGACGGATACACGTCGGGGCATTGCGTCTGTCCTAACTGCCTGGCATGGGATCATCCTGACGGTGAGAAAGTGAAATGGGGGTTTGGCAGCGGCATATGGTATGAAGGGGTCGCCCAGACCGACCGCGATGTGCGCTTCGCTAACACACTGGCGCGGATGCTGAAAAAGCAATACCCTGAACGTGATCTCTTTGTGCAGTTGAATGCTTACGGTCTGGCGCGAAACGCGCCAATCGGTATCGTACCGGATGACAACATCATCATCTCCAGTGTGGCCAACTTTCACATGCGCTCGCCTGAAGCACGCGCGGAAGCGATGCAGCAGCACGCCGACTGGGCGAAGAAAGCTCGTCATCTCATGTGGCGGCCCAATCTCGGAAGCCAGGCTGGTCTCAGCTGGGGGATGCCTGACGTGGCGATGACCCAGGCTGGCGAGGATTTTCGATTTGTGGCCGATCATCACTGCGTTGGCCTGTACTTCGACCTGTTCTGGTTTCACTGGGCGACGCAGGGGCCACACTACTATGTACTGGCCCATCTGGCCTGGAATCCTTATACCGACGTATCGGTTCTGATGAACGACTATTATCAGCGCGGCTTTGGCCCTGCTGCGGCTGATGTCAGGGCATACTGGGAATTGCTGGAGCGTACGCGGATGGAATTTGTAGCCGAAGAACCGAGCCGGCAACGCGCCTTCGACATTCCGAAGAAATATACTCCTGAATTGCTCGCTGAAGCACAATCGTATCTCGATGCCGCCGAGAAACATCTTGTTGGTGCCGATGCAAAATACCGCCGCCGCCTCGACTTTGTTCGCTCTGGACTCGATTACACAAAACTCGTTGTCGATACCCGAACCTGGATGCAGAAGCTGGAGGCCAGTAAGGGCCAAGACGCTGAGGCGAGGTCTCACGTGTTAGCCAACTGGGAACGCGCGGCAGTGATGAAACGGGAGTATCCTCCATTTGCGATCAACTGGCAGGCGGTGTTTCGCGTTCCAGCTTCAGACGGCAAAACCAAGCTTCCCTACAGCAAAACCAAACGTGTCATGGGGCTGCATCCCGATACGCCACTTGCGGGCCGCGTGCTCCGCGAACTTCGTGAGGCGGGACTGGAGTAA